A region from the Agrobacterium cucumeris genome encodes:
- the cheR gene encoding protein-glutamate O-methyltransferase CheR codes for MAALNLSDQRQSPDDVLASGEYPLTRRDLSEIAAMIYADAGIYLNDTKASLVYSRLSKHIRNLGLSGFREYCTLVSSTEGAPARREMLSHLTTNFTRFFRENHHFEHLRDEVLPGLIARAKSGGRVRIWSAACSDGQEPYSIALTVLAMFPNAADYDFKILATDIDPKILAQARAGVYDDNALETVSPAMRKQWFTEVDAGGRRKFRIEDKVKRLITFNELNLMTQWPFKGNFDVIFCRNVVIYFDEPTQTRIWSRFAGLLPEGGHLYIGHSERVSGDAKNLFDNTGITTYRFIGHASGRKA; via the coding sequence ATGGCAGCACTTAATCTCAGCGACCAGCGCCAGTCTCCGGACGACGTTCTTGCCAGCGGTGAATATCCGCTGACAAGACGCGATCTGTCGGAGATCGCTGCGATGATCTATGCGGATGCAGGCATCTATCTCAACGACACCAAGGCGTCGCTGGTCTATTCCCGTCTGTCGAAGCATATCCGCAATCTCGGCCTTTCCGGTTTCCGCGAATATTGCACGCTGGTCTCCTCAACCGAGGGCGCGCCGGCACGGCGGGAAATGCTGTCGCATCTGACGACGAATTTCACGCGCTTCTTCCGCGAGAACCACCATTTCGAACATCTGCGCGACGAGGTCCTGCCGGGCCTCATCGCAAGGGCCAAGAGCGGCGGGCGTGTCCGCATCTGGTCGGCGGCCTGTTCCGACGGGCAGGAGCCCTATTCCATCGCGCTTACCGTGCTCGCCATGTTCCCGAATGCGGCGGATTACGATTTCAAGATTCTGGCGACGGACATCGATCCCAAGATTTTGGCGCAGGCCCGCGCCGGCGTCTATGACGACAACGCGCTCGAAACCGTCTCCCCCGCCATGCGCAAGCAATGGTTCACGGAGGTCGATGCCGGCGGTCGCCGCAAATTCCGCATCGAAGACAAGGTCAAGCGCCTCATCACCTTCAACGAATTGAACCTGATGACGCAATGGCCCTTCAAAGGCAATTTCGACGTGATCTTCTGCCGTAACGTCGTCATTTATTTCGACGAGCCGACACAGACGCGCATCTGGTCGCGTTTCGCCGGCCTGCTGCCGGAAGGTGGTCATCTCTATATCGGCCATTCCGAACGCGTCTCCGGCGATGCCAAGAACCTGTTCGACAATACCGGCATCACTACCTACCGCTTCATTGGTCACGCATCCGGGAGGAAGGCATGA
- a CDS encoding STAS domain-containing protein has protein sequence MAARKAAEATLKLSPVLDLNEASALHGKLMTLRGAPLSVDASEVERIGALCVQVLMAGAKSWEEDGKPFGFARVSDAFDKTMKLIGVDIDHLLPKEMQK, from the coding sequence ATGGCAGCCAGAAAAGCAGCTGAGGCGACGCTGAAACTGTCACCGGTGCTGGATCTCAACGAAGCATCGGCGCTGCACGGCAAGCTGATGACGCTGAGAGGAGCACCGTTGTCGGTCGATGCGTCCGAGGTGGAGCGCATTGGTGCGCTTTGTGTCCAGGTCCTGATGGCCGGCGCGAAATCCTGGGAAGAGGACGGCAAGCCCTTCGGTTTTGCCAGGGTGTCCGATGCATTCGACAAGACCATGAAACTGATAGGCGTCGATATTGACCATTTGCTCCCCAAGGAGATGCAAAAGTGA
- a CDS encoding Na+/H+ antiporter subunit C: MELILAIGIGIMTGSGVWLVLRPRTYQVIVGLSLLSYAVNLFIFGVGGIKTNAPPVLVNGVDSSSLADPVPQALVLTAIVIGFATTALFLVVLLAARGLTGTDHVDGRETK, from the coding sequence ATGGAACTCATTCTTGCAATCGGCATCGGCATCATGACCGGCTCCGGCGTCTGGCTCGTCCTGCGCCCACGCACCTATCAAGTCATCGTCGGACTTTCGCTTTTGTCTTACGCCGTCAACCTGTTCATCTTCGGCGTCGGCGGCATCAAGACCAATGCGCCGCCAGTGCTGGTGAACGGTGTGGACAGCTCTTCGCTGGCCGACCCCGTGCCGCAGGCGCTGGTATTGACGGCGATCGTCATCGGCTTTGCCACCACGGCGCTGTTCCTCGTGGTGCTGCTTGCCGCCCGCGGCCTTACCGGCACTGACCATGTGGACGGGAGGGAGACGAAATGA
- a CDS encoding monovalent cation/H+ antiporter subunit D, which yields MMSFPFHIVIAPILLPLITAALLLFFDERQRVAKAAISFTSTVLLLVVAILLFREVNSTVNTEIAAVVSSGVYLLGNWPAPFGIVLVADRLSGLMVLLTALLAIPSLIYSMAKWHKAGAHFHSLFQMMLMGVNGAFLTGDLFNLFVFFEVMLAASYGLLLHGSGQQRVKAGLHYIAINLVAALFFLIGVSLIYGVTGTLNMGDLAHRIEGLNPDQRMLLETGAAVLGIAFLVKAGMWPLNFWLPSAYGSASAPVGGLFAIMSKVGIYVIARLSFLLFGQTAGESAGFGHDALLVGGIATIIFGAIGVLASQALGRLAGFSVLVSSGTLLAAMGTGNPTVAAGALYYLVSSTLTISAFFMLIELVERGQDAGANVLAVTMEAYGEGDEEEEEEEVGVTMPATMAVLGACFAACGILLAGLPPLSGFIAKFSMLTAILNPSGLGANDSISTLSWWLVFLIVFAGFASLISMTRAGIRTFWASIEGTVPRVLVIEIAPVMLLLGLTLAMTVQAGPVMRYMQETARILDLPASYIQGVISAPRAGSNPEAEP from the coding sequence ATGATGTCATTCCCCTTCCACATCGTCATCGCGCCGATCCTGCTGCCGCTCATCACCGCCGCCCTGCTGCTGTTCTTCGACGAGCGCCAGCGTGTTGCAAAGGCCGCCATCAGCTTCACCTCCACCGTGCTGTTGCTGGTGGTTGCGATACTGCTGTTCCGCGAGGTGAACTCGACCGTTAATACCGAGATCGCCGCCGTGGTCTCAAGCGGTGTCTATCTGCTCGGCAACTGGCCCGCACCTTTTGGCATCGTGCTGGTGGCCGACCGTCTTTCCGGCCTTATGGTGCTGCTGACGGCGCTGCTGGCCATACCCTCGCTGATCTATTCCATGGCGAAATGGCACAAGGCCGGCGCGCATTTCCATTCGCTGTTCCAGATGATGCTGATGGGCGTCAATGGCGCGTTCCTGACCGGCGACCTGTTCAATCTCTTCGTGTTCTTCGAGGTGATGCTGGCAGCCTCCTATGGCCTGTTGCTGCATGGTTCCGGCCAGCAGCGCGTCAAGGCGGGTCTGCATTACATCGCCATCAACCTCGTCGCCGCCCTGTTCTTCCTGATCGGTGTCAGCCTCATCTATGGCGTCACTGGCACGCTGAACATGGGCGACCTTGCCCATCGCATCGAGGGGCTGAACCCGGACCAGCGCATGCTCCTGGAAACCGGCGCTGCGGTGCTTGGCATTGCGTTTCTGGTCAAGGCAGGCATGTGGCCGCTGAATTTCTGGCTGCCTTCCGCCTACGGCTCGGCCTCTGCCCCGGTGGGCGGCCTGTTTGCCATCATGAGCAAGGTCGGCATTTATGTCATTGCCCGCCTGTCCTTCCTGCTCTTTGGGCAGACAGCTGGGGAATCCGCCGGTTTCGGCCATGATGCCCTGCTCGTCGGCGGCATCGCCACCATCATCTTCGGGGCCATCGGGGTTCTGGCGTCTCAGGCGCTCGGGCGGCTTGCCGGCTTTTCGGTGCTGGTATCGTCGGGAACGCTTCTCGCCGCCATGGGCACCGGCAACCCCACGGTGGCGGCCGGGGCGCTTTATTATCTCGTCAGCTCCACTCTCACCATCAGCGCCTTTTTCATGCTGATCGAGCTCGTTGAACGCGGGCAGGATGCGGGCGCGAACGTTCTGGCCGTGACCATGGAAGCTTATGGCGAGGGCGACGAGGAAGAAGAGGAAGAGGAAGTCGGCGTTACCATGCCCGCCACCATGGCGGTGCTCGGCGCCTGTTTTGCCGCCTGCGGCATTCTTCTGGCCGGCCTGCCGCCGCTTTCGGGCTTCATCGCCAAGTTCTCGATGCTGACCGCCATTCTCAACCCTTCCGGGCTTGGCGCCAATGACAGCATTTCCACGCTTTCCTGGTGGCTGGTTTTCCTGATCGTCTTTGCCGGTTTCGCATCGCTGATCTCGATGACGCGTGCCGGTATCCGCACCTTCTGGGCCTCCATCGAAGGCACCGTGCCGCGCGTTCTCGTCATCGAAATCGCGCCTGTGATGCTGCTGCTCGGCCTGACACTTGCCATGACCGTGCAGGCGGGTCCGGTGATGCGCTACATGCAGGAAACCGCGCGTATCCTCGATCTGCCGGCAAGCTATATTCAGGGCGTCATTTCCGCACCGCGAGCGGGCAGCAACCCGGAGGCGGAACCATGA
- a CDS encoding Na+/H+ antiporter subunit E → MMSRLLPYPLLTVSLIFFWMTINSFSPGHLLLGTGVALIASWAMASLRPAKPRIRNWHRLAQLILIVLYDIIRSNISVVKIILFKRERDRKSGFLAVPLDIRDPMALAILATILTSTPGSAWLEYNSSQGTLLLHVLDDVDEAAWISLIKNRYEKLLMEIFE, encoded by the coding sequence ATGATGAGCCGTCTCCTCCCTTATCCGCTGCTGACGGTTTCGTTGATCTTCTTCTGGATGACGATCAACAGCTTTTCGCCCGGACATCTGCTGCTCGGCACTGGCGTCGCACTCATCGCCTCCTGGGCGATGGCGTCGCTCAGGCCAGCCAAGCCGCGCATCCGCAACTGGCACCGGCTCGCGCAACTGATCCTTATCGTGCTTTACGATATCATCAGGTCCAATATCTCGGTCGTGAAGATCATTCTCTTCAAGCGCGAAAGGGACCGTAAATCCGGTTTCCTGGCCGTGCCGCTCGATATTCGCGATCCCATGGCGCTCGCCATTCTGGCGACGATCCTGACCTCGACGCCGGGCAGCGCCTGGCTTGAATATAATTCCAGCCAGGGCACGCTCCTCCTCCATGTTCTCGACGATGTGGATGAGGCGGCCTGGATAAGCCTCATCAAGAACCGATATGAAAAACTGCTGATGGAGATATTCGAATGA
- a CDS encoding globin-coupled sensor protein gives MPSDQARRSAGASLAGRLRFAGLDETQSDFLRNYRGMLEPYVKAGLRDVMNRFQSMPDCSPSFESENQLDRLHDLQSSHWSVLTDARFDALYAERVKVLSDNAGRMGLDPRWQIASHAIVLEHLLGGLVAEHAPRSILPGSRKKNRELAEVVKNIVRLVMVDTEIAVSLRFNELRLRHGRELAEQRDNDRSQAATLLGAALTAFAAGDLKARIGGDLPEAYRDVAASFNAALETIGASLTSAQQGIGDAETLSARFADIGRSIAERSGQQAEALAETSRALQAMIGNLAENGARISATETAVSRARDAAVESGKAIGEAIDAMSDIEQSAEHIGRIIGTIDEIAFQTNLLALNAGIEAARAGESGRGFAVVAQEVRALAQRSADAAREIKSLVGTTKTQVEGGVRMVNRTQEAIGGVVRQVSGINDMIAEVSRHTSIQADDLKTVAADISEQQRQAGRIANEIGESSSEADALHTVILQLGRTIREFRIARQGQAAAMAVADRQDTSFMARADNRTDYGQDYQQFRRQGVM, from the coding sequence TTGCCATCAGATCAAGCGCGCAGATCGGCAGGTGCAAGCCTGGCGGGACGGCTTCGCTTTGCCGGCCTCGACGAGACGCAATCCGATTTCCTGCGCAATTATCGCGGTATGCTCGAGCCTTACGTCAAGGCCGGCCTGCGCGACGTGATGAACCGTTTCCAGTCGATGCCCGACTGTTCACCGTCCTTCGAAAGCGAAAACCAGCTTGATCGCCTGCACGACCTGCAATCCTCGCACTGGAGTGTGCTGACGGATGCGCGTTTCGATGCGCTTTATGCCGAGCGGGTGAAGGTTCTTTCCGACAATGCCGGCCGCATGGGGCTCGATCCCCGCTGGCAGATCGCCAGCCATGCCATCGTTCTGGAGCATCTGCTTGGTGGGCTGGTGGCCGAACACGCGCCGCGCTCCATCCTGCCCGGCAGCCGCAAGAAGAACCGTGAACTGGCCGAGGTCGTGAAGAACATCGTCCGTCTGGTGATGGTCGATACCGAGATTGCCGTCTCGCTGCGTTTCAACGAATTGCGCCTGCGCCACGGCCGTGAACTGGCGGAACAGCGCGACAATGACCGTTCGCAAGCAGCGACACTGCTGGGTGCGGCCCTGACGGCCTTTGCCGCCGGCGATCTTAAGGCGCGGATCGGCGGCGATCTGCCGGAAGCCTATCGCGATGTTGCCGCCTCGTTTAACGCGGCACTTGAAACGATCGGCGCATCGCTGACATCCGCGCAGCAGGGTATCGGTGACGCCGAGACACTCAGCGCCCGTTTCGCCGATATCGGTCGCTCCATCGCAGAACGTTCCGGCCAGCAGGCCGAAGCCCTTGCCGAGACCTCCCGTGCGCTTCAGGCGATGATCGGGAACCTGGCGGAAAACGGCGCCCGCATATCGGCGACGGAAACGGCGGTTTCCCGCGCCCGCGACGCGGCTGTCGAAAGCGGCAAGGCCATTGGCGAGGCGATCGACGCCATGTCTGACATTGAGCAGTCCGCCGAGCACATCGGCAGGATCATTGGTACAATCGACGAGATTGCTTTCCAGACCAACCTTCTCGCCCTCAATGCCGGCATCGAGGCGGCGCGCGCGGGTGAAAGCGGCCGCGGTTTCGCAGTCGTCGCACAGGAAGTCCGGGCGCTCGCCCAGCGTTCCGCCGACGCCGCAAGGGAAATCAAGAGCCTTGTCGGCACCACCAAGACGCAGGTCGAGGGCGGTGTTCGCATGGTGAACCGCACGCAGGAAGCAATCGGCGGTGTCGTCCGGCAGGTGTCCGGTATCAACGACATGATCGCCGAAGTCTCCCGGCACACGTCTATACAGGCTGACGACCTGAAAACAGTCGCCGCCGATATCAGCGAACAGCAGCGGCAGGCCGGCCGGATCGCAAACGAGATCGGCGAAAGCTCCTCCGAAGCTGATGCGCTTCACACTGTCATTCTGCAACTCGGCCGCACCATCAGGGAATTCCGCATCGCCCGTCAGGGCCAGGCGGCGGCAATGGCCGTGGCGGATCGTCAGGACACATCATTTATGGCCCGTGCGGATAACCGCACGGATTACGGCCAGGATTACCAACAATTCAGACGCCAGGGAGTCATGTAA
- a CDS encoding chemotaxis protein CheA: protein MDMNEIKEIFFQECEEQLAELESGLLKLNDGDRDPETVNAVFRAVHSIKGGAGAFGLDDLVAFAHVFETTLDCVRSNKLEPTQDVLKVMLRSADVLADLTNAARDGGSVDESRTRGLVKELEALANGETVQASAPAAAPAAIKAPAAAAPKPTDESGFQPVLFSFSDFADDTTPLMEAPTFQITFKPHASLYSKGNEAALLLRDLSRIGEMSINCDLSELPTLDKLDPEASYLSWTVSITTDKGEEGIRSVFEFAEWDCDLEITPVISDAAAEEEELPMIPVPFDLSALDGGPEADTAVEAAMVEEPFVAAAVEAAVATTQIAQSVNAAIEKREAAAAPAAAQANANAAANASAGQTIRVDLDRVDRLINLVGELVINQAMLSQSVIENDASGTSAVNMGLDELQQLTREIQDSVMAIRAQPVKPVFQRMSRIVREVADMIGKQIRLVTEGENTEVDKTVIDKLAEPLTHMIRNAVDHGIETPEKREAAGKNPEGTIKLSAKHRSGRILIELQDDGAGINRERVRQKAIDNDLIAADANLTDEEIDNLIFAPGFSTADKISDISGRGVGMDVVKRSIQALGGRISISSRPGHGSTFTMSLPLTLAVLDGMVVTVAGQTLVVPLTAIVETLQPEAKNIHSFGSNQRLISIRNSFCPLVDVGRVLNFRPTQADPVEGVALLVESEGGGQRALMVDAIQGQRQVVIKSLEANYTHVPGIAAATILGDGRVALILDVDAIVSASRGQPLKQEMSLAATG from the coding sequence ATGGATATGAACGAAATCAAGGAAATCTTTTTCCAGGAATGCGAGGAGCAGCTCGCTGAACTGGAATCGGGGCTTCTTAAATTGAATGACGGCGACCGTGATCCGGAAACCGTCAACGCCGTTTTCCGTGCCGTTCATTCCATCAAGGGCGGGGCCGGTGCCTTCGGTCTGGATGATCTCGTGGCCTTCGCCCACGTTTTTGAAACGACCCTCGACTGCGTTCGCTCCAACAAGCTGGAGCCCACACAGGATGTTCTGAAAGTCATGTTGCGCTCCGCCGACGTGTTGGCGGATCTGACCAATGCGGCGAGAGACGGCGGCAGCGTCGATGAAAGCCGCACCCGTGGCCTCGTCAAGGAACTGGAAGCGCTGGCAAACGGCGAAACCGTGCAGGCCTCTGCGCCGGCGGCAGCACCAGCAGCCATCAAGGCGCCGGCAGCCGCCGCGCCCAAGCCGACGGATGAGAGCGGTTTCCAGCCGGTGCTGTTCTCCTTCTCGGATTTTGCCGACGACACGACACCGCTGATGGAAGCACCGACCTTCCAGATCACCTTCAAGCCGCATGCATCGCTTTATTCAAAGGGCAATGAGGCAGCGCTTCTCCTGCGCGATCTCTCGCGTATCGGCGAGATGAGCATCAATTGCGACCTGTCGGAACTGCCCACGCTCGACAAGCTCGATCCTGAAGCATCTTATCTCTCCTGGACGGTTTCGATCACCACCGACAAGGGTGAAGAGGGTATCCGCAGCGTCTTCGAATTCGCCGAATGGGATTGCGATCTCGAAATCACGCCGGTTATTTCGGATGCCGCTGCGGAAGAGGAAGAACTTCCGATGATCCCGGTTCCGTTCGATCTCTCGGCGCTTGATGGCGGACCGGAAGCGGACACTGCCGTCGAAGCAGCTATGGTGGAAGAGCCTTTTGTTGCCGCAGCCGTTGAAGCGGCCGTCGCCACGACGCAGATCGCCCAGAGCGTCAATGCCGCCATCGAAAAGCGTGAGGCGGCGGCAGCGCCCGCCGCAGCGCAGGCGAATGCCAATGCGGCCGCCAATGCAAGCGCCGGCCAGACCATCCGCGTCGATCTCGATCGCGTCGACCGCCTCATCAACCTCGTTGGCGAACTCGTCATCAATCAGGCGATGCTGTCGCAGAGCGTCATCGAGAACGATGCGAGCGGCACCTCTGCCGTCAATATGGGTCTGGACGAGCTGCAGCAACTGACGCGCGAAATCCAGGACAGCGTGATGGCTATCCGTGCGCAGCCGGTAAAGCCGGTCTTCCAGCGCATGTCGCGTATCGTCCGCGAAGTCGCAGACATGATCGGCAAGCAGATCCGCCTCGTCACCGAAGGTGAAAACACCGAAGTCGACAAGACGGTTATCGACAAGCTGGCCGAGCCCCTGACCCACATGATCCGCAATGCCGTCGACCACGGCATCGAAACGCCGGAAAAACGCGAAGCGGCCGGCAAGAACCCGGAAGGCACCATCAAGCTTTCGGCAAAGCACCGCTCGGGTCGCATCTTGATCGAGCTGCAGGACGATGGCGCCGGCATCAACCGCGAGCGCGTTCGCCAGAAGGCGATCGACAATGATCTCATTGCCGCCGATGCGAACCTGACCGACGAAGAGATCGACAATCTGATCTTCGCGCCGGGCTTCTCCACCGCCGACAAGATTTCCGACATTTCCGGCCGCGGCGTTGGCATGGATGTGGTCAAGCGTTCCATTCAGGCGCTTGGCGGCCGCATCAGCATCTCCTCGCGCCCCGGTCACGGTTCGACCTTCACCATGAGCCTGCCGCTGACGCTCGCCGTCCTCGACGGCATGGTGGTGACGGTGGCCGGTCAGACGCTCGTCGTGCCTTTGACCGCAATCGTCGAAACCCTGCAGCCGGAAGCGAAGAATATCCACTCCTTCGGTTCCAACCAGCGGCTGATCTCCATCCGCAATTCCTTCTGCCCGCTGGTCGATGTCGGACGCGTTCTGAACTTCCGTCCGACCCAGGCCGATCCGGTCGAAGGCGTGGCGCTTCTGGTGGAATCGGAAGGCGGTGGCCAGCGCGCCCTGATGGTCGATGCGATCCAGGGACAGCGTCAAGTCGTCATCAAGTCGTTGGAAGCCAACTATACCCATGTTCCGGGCATTGCCGCCGCCACCATTCTCGGTGACGGACGCGTTGCGCTCATTCTGGATGTCGATGCCATCGTCAGCGCTTCGCGCGGACAGCCCCTGAAGCAGGAAATGTCGCTTGCGGCGACAGGTTGA
- the cheY1 gene encoding chemotaxis response regulator CheY1 encodes MKKKVLTVDDSRTIRNMLLVTLNNAGFETIQAEDGVEGLEVLEQSNPDVIVTDINMPRLDGFGFIEGVRRNEKYRAIPILVLTTESDAEKKNRARQAGATGWIVKPFDPAKLIDAIERVTA; translated from the coding sequence GTGAAGAAAAAAGTTCTCACCGTGGATGATTCCCGGACGATCAGGAACATGCTCCTGGTCACGCTCAACAATGCCGGTTTCGAGACCATTCAGGCCGAAGATGGCGTTGAAGGCCTCGAGGTGCTGGAACAGAGCAACCCCGATGTCATCGTGACTGACATCAACATGCCCCGTCTTGATGGTTTCGGCTTTATCGAGGGCGTGCGCCGCAACGAGAAATACCGGGCTATCCCGATCCTCGTTCTGACGACCGAAAGCGATGCAGAAAAAAAGAACCGCGCCCGCCAGGCCGGTGCGACGGGCTGGATCGTCAAGCCGTTCGACCCTGCAAAACTCATCGATGCCATTGAACGCGTAACCGCCTGA
- a CDS encoding monovalent cation/H+ antiporter subunit A: protein MTFATLLPFIVALPFVGAILTAFMPRDGAAAGPASVAGGVALFGLVSSIFLYSTVSGGGVLKYDVEWLPQLGLNFTLRLDGFAWIFAILITGIGLLVVLYARYYMSAKDPIPRFFAFFLAFMGSMLGVVLSGNVILLSIFWEMTSIFSFLLIGYWHQNAGARDGARMALTVTGIGGFSLLAGLLILGHMAGSYDLDKIIEAGAAIRAHSLYLPALILILGGALTKSAQFPFHFWLPNAMAAPTPVSAYLHSATMVKAGVFLLARFWPVLAGTPEWFWLVGVAGIITLLLGAYFAMFQQDLKGLLAYSTISHLGLITTLLSLGSPLAAVAAIFHMVNHATFKASLFMAAGIIDHETGTRDMRRLSGLYTYLPATATLAMAASAAMAGVPLFNGFLSKEMFFAEAVETHADSLLDRALPYVATLSGAFAVAYSLRFIHTVFFGPKPVDLPNPNPHEPPRWMRFPIEFLVFACLIVGIVPSLSIGPFLHSAVLSVLGDQTPVYSLSIWHGFNLPLIMSIAALIGGVTIYALLGGYFSRCDDGPPIFRHLRGQRIFERILVTVSWKWARWLESTLGTRRLQPQLRLLILVALLAGFSPLFLSEFSLSLPRVTTFDPIFAILWLIGMIAALGAAWQAKYHRLAALVMLGVSGLVTCLTFIWLSAPDLAITQLLVEIVTTVLILLGLRWLPKRFEKVDSSDELPAQLRRARDFLLAAASGIGMSVIAYAVMTLPVPNAIATYFLERAYTEGGGTNVVNVILVDFRGFDTFGEIAVLAIVALTVFALLRRFRPAHESIGLPEQQQMQNAFDAERPDRSKGDTVRDYLYVPSIVMQWMFPVIITFSIFLFMRGHDLPGGGFAAGITMAIAFLLQYLAGGARWAEDRIRILPLRWMGFGLLMATATGIGSWYFGYPFLTSYFQYTEIPYIGKMPTASALLFDLGVFATVVGSTVLILIALAHQSLRNYRVRTPEAAKAEDV, encoded by the coding sequence ATGACATTTGCAACCCTTCTTCCATTTATCGTCGCATTGCCCTTCGTCGGCGCCATTCTAACGGCTTTCATGCCGCGTGATGGCGCAGCCGCCGGCCCCGCCTCCGTTGCGGGCGGTGTCGCCCTTTTCGGTCTCGTCAGCAGCATCTTTCTTTATTCCACCGTCAGCGGCGGCGGTGTGCTGAAATATGATGTGGAATGGCTGCCGCAGCTCGGGCTGAATTTCACCCTGCGGCTGGACGGATTTGCGTGGATCTTCGCGATCCTCATTACCGGCATCGGCCTGCTCGTGGTGCTGTACGCCCGTTATTACATGTCGGCCAAGGATCCGATCCCGCGGTTTTTTGCCTTCTTCCTCGCCTTCATGGGCTCGATGCTCGGCGTGGTGCTGTCCGGCAACGTCATACTGCTGTCGATCTTCTGGGAAATGACCAGCATCTTCTCGTTCCTACTGATCGGCTACTGGCACCAGAACGCCGGTGCGCGTGATGGTGCGCGCATGGCGCTGACCGTGACCGGCATTGGCGGCTTCAGCCTGCTGGCCGGACTTCTGATCCTCGGCCACATGGCGGGAAGCTACGATCTCGACAAGATCATCGAGGCCGGTGCGGCGATCCGCGCCCATTCCCTCTATCTGCCGGCGCTTATTCTCATTCTTGGCGGCGCGCTGACCAAGAGCGCGCAGTTTCCGTTTCACTTCTGGCTGCCCAACGCCATGGCGGCACCCACACCGGTTTCCGCCTATCTGCATTCGGCGACCATGGTGAAGGCGGGGGTTTTCCTGCTTGCGCGGTTCTGGCCGGTGCTGGCGGGCACGCCGGAATGGTTCTGGCTGGTGGGCGTGGCCGGCATCATCACCCTGCTGCTCGGCGCTTATTTCGCCATGTTCCAGCAGGACCTGAAGGGCCTGCTCGCCTATTCCACCATCAGCCATCTCGGGCTCATCACCACGCTGCTTAGCCTCGGCAGCCCGCTTGCGGCGGTTGCGGCCATCTTCCACATGGTCAACCACGCAACCTTCAAGGCCTCGCTGTTCATGGCGGCCGGTATCATCGACCATGAAACCGGCACCCGCGACATGCGGCGCTTGAGCGGGCTCTACACCTATCTGCCGGCGACAGCGACGCTTGCCATGGCGGCCAGTGCGGCAATGGCCGGCGTGCCGCTGTTCAACGGCTTCCTCTCCAAGGAAATGTTCTTTGCCGAGGCCGTCGAGACCCATGCCGATTCGCTGCTGGACCGGGCGCTGCCCTATGTCGCGACGCTTTCAGGCGCATTTGCCGTCGCCTATTCGCTGCGCTTCATCCACACCGTCTTCTTCGGCCCCAAGCCCGTCGATCTGCCGAACCCAAATCCGCACGAGCCGCCGCGCTGGATGCGTTTCCCGATCGAGTTCCTGGTTTTCGCCTGCCTGATCGTCGGCATCGTTCCGAGCCTGTCGATCGGCCCGTTCCTGCATTCGGCGGTGCTGTCCGTGCTCGGCGACCAGACGCCTGTCTACAGCCTGTCGATCTGGCACGGTTTCAACCTGCCGCTGATCATGAGTATCGCGGCACTGATCGGCGGTGTGACGATCTATGCGCTGCTTGGCGGCTATTTCTCACGCTGCGATGACGGTCCGCCTATCTTCCGGCATCTGCGGGGCCAGCGCATCTTCGAGCGCATTCTCGTCACCGTGTCCTGGAAATGGGCGCGGTGGCTGGAAAGCACGCTCGGCACGCGGCGTCTGCAGCCGCAGCTGAGACTTCTCATCCTCGTGGCGCTTCTCGCCGGTTTCTCACCACTGTTCCTTTCGGAATTCTCCCTGTCACTACCGCGTGTGACGACCTTCGATCCGATCTTCGCCATCCTTTGGCTGATCGGCATGATTGCCGCGCTGGGTGCCGCCTGGCAGGCGAAATATCATCGGCTTGCCGCCCTCGTCATGCTTGGTGTTTCCGGGCTCGTCACCTGCCTCACCTTCATCTGGCTGTCCGCACCGGATCTGGCCATCACCCAGCTGCTGGTGGAGATCGTGACCACGGTTCTCATCCTGCTTGGTCTCCGGTGGCTGCCGAAACGCTTCGAAAAGGTTGATAGCAGCGACGAGTTGCCGGCGCAGCTTCGCCGCGCCCGCGACTTTCTGCTGGCAGCAGCAAGCGGCATCGGCATGTCCGTCATCGCCTATGCCGTGATGACCCTGCCGGTGCCGAACGCGATTGCCACCTATTTCCTCGAGCGCGCCTATACGGAAGGTGGCGGCACCAATGTCGTCAACGTCATCCTCGTTGATTTCCGCGGTTTCGACACCTTTGGTGAAATCGCGGTGCTGGCCATCGTGGCGCTCACCGTCTTCGCGCTGCTTCGCCGTTTCCGTCCGGCGCATGAAAGCATCGGGCTGCCGGAACAGCAGCAGATGCAGAATGCCTTCGATGCCGAGCGTCCGGACCGCAGCAAGGGCGATACCGTCCGCGACTACCTCTACGTGCCATCGATCGTGATGCAGTGGATGTTCCCGGTCATCATCACCTTCTCGATCTTCCTGTTCATGCGTGGCCACGATCTGCCCGGTGGCGGCTTTGCGGCCGGCATCACCATGGCTATCGCCTTCCTGCTGCAATATCTCGCCGGCGGCGCACGCTGGGCGGAGGACCGCATCCGCATCCTGCCGCTGCGCTGGATGGGTTTTGGCCTGTTGATGGCGACGGCGACGGGTATCGGCTCCTGGTATTTCGGCTACCCGTTCCTGACCTCGTATTTCCAGTATACGGAGATACCCTATATCGGCAAAATGCCCACGGCATCCGCCCTGCTGTTCGATCTCGGCGTCTTTGCGACGGTCGTCGGCTCCACCGTTCTTATTCTCATAGCACTGGCACACCAATCGTTGCGTAACTACCGCGTTCGCACGCCTGAAGCCGCAAAAGCGGAGGACGTGTAA